Proteins encoded together in one Triticum dicoccoides isolate Atlit2015 ecotype Zavitan chromosome 7B, WEW_v2.0, whole genome shotgun sequence window:
- the LOC119336718 gene encoding uncharacterized protein LOC119336718 — MPKQRHGKRLGALELEPRPRQDHLYLVFDDWSFGYTIRKVNTSNRFNPPVQRLPRPFFKLEAPHESPEYFASAFGTRILLMHPRDPAGHNLSGSFFPMLDVRSRSLTFGPGLEFPIHPVYLAVGNKLFIIAEASFEMLYLDPQSGSEWSWELLPHPPFQIYDVCSYALYGHSLLVSTENEAFAATFTFDTVKSSWKQLGKWVLPFEGRGHFDPLLGAFVGLSKDPDTLGQLICCYMHTSDTGHTLELKLSKEKLFSEDPALRHIGATLVYMESQSKFCLVECVSIVDDSADQELKEEEDLPQSGCCLCCLTTFYLCHDMNGDPTTGRSCMVQYYEVPRATSMLFLQDPVAFWM, encoded by the coding sequence ATGCCAAAGCAGCGGCACGGGAAACGCCTAGGCGCTCTTGAGCTAGAGCCTCGGCCTCGGCAGGATCACCTGTACCTTGTCTTTGATGACTGGTCGTTCGGATATACCATCCGCAAGGTAAATACGTCGAATCGCTTCAATCCCCCCGTGCAGCGCTTGCCTCGGCCTTTCTTCAAATTGGAGGCGCCGCACGAGTCTCCGGAGTACTTCGCGTCAGCCTTTGGCACTAGGATTTTGCTGATGCATCCCAGGGATCCTGCGGGTCATAACTTGTCCGGCAGCTTCTTCCCCATGTTGGACGTCCGCTCGCGGAGTCTCACCTTTGGCCCTGGGCTCGAGTTTCCGATTCATCCCGTCTATCTCGCCGTCGGCAATAAGCTATTCATTATTGCCGAAGCCTCTTTTGAGATGCTCTACTTGGATCCACAATCTGGCTCCGAGTGGTCGTGGGAACTGCTCCCACATCCGCCATTCCAGATTTACGACGTCTGCTCGTACGCTTTATACGGACATTCTCTCCTTGTGAGCACCGAGAACGAAGCCTTTGCTGCCACCTTCACCTTTGACACGGTAAAAAGTTCATGGAAACAACTTGGCAAGTGGGTGCTGCCTTTCGAGGGTCGTGGTCACTTCGACCCTCTCCTGGGCGCATTTGTTGGGCTCTCGAAAGACCCAGACACCCTCGGCCAACTCATTTGCTGCTACATGCACACCTCCGACACTGGCCACACCCTTGAGTTGAAGCTCAGCAAGGAGAAGCTGTTCAGCGAGGACCCAGCCTTGAGGCACATAGGCGCCACCCTTGTGTACATGGAAAGCCAGAGCAAATTCTGCCTCGTAGAATGTGTCTCCATTGTTGACGACAGTGCTGATCAGGAGCTCAAGGAAGAGGAAGACCTGCCCCAATCTGGCTGCTGTCTTTGTTGTTTGACTACATTCTATCTCTGTCATGACATGAATGGAGACCCGACGACCGGCAGGAGCTGTATGGTGCAGTACTACGAAGTGCCTAGAGCAACCTCTATGTTGTTCCTCCAAGATCCTGTTGCATTTTGGATGTAA